GGCCTGCAGGTGGCGGACGAACCGGAGCAGCTTTGCGGCCTGCCGGCGCGAGCGCTCGTCGCCCGTCCGCTCGTAGTGCCGGAGGTAGACGACGGCCGCGCGGGCCGCGTCGTCCACGCAGGCGATCCCCTCGTCGTCGTCGCCGACGAACCGCCAGTCGGGCGCCTCGGCGTAGATGTGGACCAAGCGGAGCGTGTCGCCCTCGTGGACGACGTCCTCGCCCAGGAAGTCGAGGTGGTCGAGGTTGAAGCCGACGGCGGCGAGGGGAGCGTCCGACCGAGCCGACGGCGGTCCCGAGGCGGGCGGGGCCGAGGCGCAGGCGGAGACGCTGAGGAGTGCGAGGAGGCAGAGGAGTTGGCGCATGGTCAGCCCTTGAGGCCGGTGGTGGCGAGGCTCTCGACGAACCGCCGCTGGAAGGCGGCATACGCCAGGAGGACGGGGAGCGCGAGGAGGAGCGCCGCCGCGAGCTGCGGCCCGAGCCGGCTCTCGGCCCCGCCGCCGACGGCGAACAGCGTCACCATCTGCGGCATCGTCATCATGGCCTCGTCGCGGACGACGAGGAGCGGCCACAGGACTTCGTTCCAGCTCCCGATAAAGACGATGATGCCGGCCGTCACGAGCGCGGGCACCGACAGCGGCCAGACGATCCGGAACAGGATCCGGAACTCGCCGGCCCCGTCGATCCGGGCCGCGTCGATCAAGCCCTGGGGGAGCGACAGGAAGTGCTGGCGGAGGATGAGCACGGCCGTCGCGTTCATCATGAAGGGGACGACGAGCCCGGCGTACGAGTCGGTCCACCCGAACCCGACGACGAGCGTGTAGAGCGGGATGAGGAGGACGAGGAACGGGACCATCATCGTGAACAGGATGAGCGCGAACGCCGCTTCTCGCCCGCGCCACGAGAGCCGCGAGAGGGCGTAGGCCGTGACCGACCCGAAGAACAGGGCGAGCGTCGTCACGAGGCCCGTCACGAGGACGCTGTTCCAGAAGGCCCGGCCCAGCGGGATCGTCTCGAACACGAGCCGGTAGCTCTCGGCCGTCCACCTCGAGGGGAGCGGGTTGAGCGCCGCGATCTCGGCCTCGGGCTTGAGCGTCGCCAGCGCCATCCACACGAACGGGTAGGCGAAGACGACGGCGCCCACGACGAGCGCCGCCTGCGCGAGGAGGCGGGGGAGGCGGCCGCGCATCACGTAGCCTCGGCCTCGACCACGCGGCGCTGCACGAGCACCACGACCAGGATGAGCAGGGCGAATGCGAGCCCGAGCGTGGCCGCGTAGCCCATGTGGTTGAACGTGAACGCCTGGTTGTAGATGTAGAGGAGCCCCGAGAGCGTGCTGTTGAGCGGCCCGCCGCCCGTCAGCACGTACGGCTCGACGAACAGCGAGAACCCGCCGATCGTCGACAGCACGACGACCGTGACCATGTGCGGGTTGAGCATCGGGAGCGTCACCCACCGCCACGTCTGCCAGCGCGTCGCGCCCTCGACCTCGGCCGCCTCGTAGAGCGGCGCCGGGATGTTCTGAAGCCCGGCCAGGAACAGGAGCACGTATAGCCCGACGTTCTTCCAGGTCGCCACGAGCGCGATCGCGGGCATGGCCCACGCCGGCGACACGAGCCACGGCACCCGCTCGCCGCCGAGCGCCACGAGCACCTTATTCACGTAGCCGCTGTCGAACGCGAACAGCTGCGCGAACAGGATCGTCACCACGACGCCGGAGACGACGACCGGCAGGAAGTAGATCGCCCGGAAGAAGCCCTGCCCCGGCAGCTTCTTGTTGAGGAGCTCCGCGAAGAACAGCGCGACGACGATCTGGAGCGGGATGTGGATGATTAGGAACAGCCCCGTGTTCAGCATCGCCCGCGCGAACAGGTCGTCGGCGACGAGACGGCCGAGGTTGCCCAGGCCGACCCACTCCATCGGCGTCACGAGGTCCCACCGGTGGAACACGAGGACGATCGCGAAGACGAGCGGGTAGCCGAAGAAGACGGCGAGGTGGAGGAAGTACGGCGCCGCGAGGAGCGGCCCGCGCCAGTCCCGCGGCGCCCGCCTCGGCGTGGCGACCGAGGCGGGCAGGGCCTCGGCGTAGGCGACGCGCTCGACCGAGTCGATGGTAGGGAGCTCGGCCGCCATCAGTGGGCCCACTCCTGGATGACCCGGATCCGCTCGTCCGCGCTGGCCACGGCCTCGGCCGGCGTCTCGACCCCGTAGATCGCCCGCTCATAGCTCTGGGCGACGGCGTCGAGGACCTCGGTGAGCGACGGGACCGCGTCAACGCCGCGCGTGTGGGGCGCCTGCTCGGCGAACCGGCGCATGAACGGGTTGGCCTCGAAAAAGTCCGCCAGGGCGGGGTCGTCTAGGAGGCCGGCGCGGATCGGGATCTGACGCGTCGTCTCGATCAGGAGGCGGTCAGCCTCGGGCGAGACGAGGTACCGGGCGAATGCCCACGCCGCCTCGGGGTGCTGCGTGGACGAGAACACGGCGATGTTCTTGTAGTCGCCGTAGGTCACGGGCTCGCCGTCGAAGCCGTCGGGGACGGGGACCGGGGCGAAGTC
This sequence is a window from Rubrivirga marina. Protein-coding genes within it:
- a CDS encoding carbohydrate ABC transporter permease, which codes for MRGRLPRLLAQAALVVGAVVFAYPFVWMALATLKPEAEIAALNPLPSRWTAESYRLVFETIPLGRAFWNSVLVTGLVTTLALFFGSVTAYALSRLSWRGREAAFALILFTMMVPFLVLLIPLYTLVVGFGWTDSYAGLVVPFMMNATAVLILRQHFLSLPQGLIDAARIDGAGEFRILFRIVWPLSVPALVTAGIIVFIGSWNEVLWPLLVVRDEAMMTMPQMVTLFAVGGGAESRLGPQLAAALLLALPVLLAYAAFQRRFVESLATTGLKG
- a CDS encoding carbohydrate ABC transporter permease, which translates into the protein MAAELPTIDSVERVAYAEALPASVATPRRAPRDWRGPLLAAPYFLHLAVFFGYPLVFAIVLVFHRWDLVTPMEWVGLGNLGRLVADDLFARAMLNTGLFLIIHIPLQIVVALFFAELLNKKLPGQGFFRAIYFLPVVVSGVVVTILFAQLFAFDSGYVNKVLVALGGERVPWLVSPAWAMPAIALVATWKNVGLYVLLFLAGLQNIPAPLYEAAEVEGATRWQTWRWVTLPMLNPHMVTVVVLSTIGGFSLFVEPYVLTGGGPLNSTLSGLLYIYNQAFTFNHMGYAATLGLAFALLILVVVLVQRRVVEAEAT